From Xiphophorus couchianus chromosome 4, X_couchianus-1.0, whole genome shotgun sequence, a single genomic window includes:
- the tgfbrap1 gene encoding transforming growth factor-beta receptor-associated protein 1 homolog: MSVKAFELVPAVERDLLMGDKARINIECIECCGKHLYVGTNDCFIHHFLLDEVTSSKGKLSYSTQKLLHKYLGLKKPVAELRAASALERLIVLCDGIVFLVDMVTLESVPSAAGGGVKIRGVTTFCVNENPVNGDPFCVEMGVLSSKRRTVQVYMVYEDRVQLVKEVNTPEQPCAVSIDGYFLCLALTTQYMILNYNTGASQDLFPYNSEERRPIVKRISREEFLLAAPGGLGMFANSEGASQRAPVNWSESVIAAAVCFPYVVALDENFVTIHSMLDQQLKQTLSFRDGRVLQDFEGKVMLASTKSVYVLVPLPLERQIQDLLASHRVEEALVLTEGAQRNIPKDKFQVLYRRILQQAGFIKFGQLQFLEAKEHFRKGELDVRELISLYPLLLPASSSFMRCHPPLHEFADLNHLAQGDQEKVLRCKKFLISYLGEVRSTDVVNGCRDDVDTALLKLYAEQDHDSLLDLLASDNSCVLTDSVPWLEKYHKYFALGLLYHFNGQDAAALKLWIRVVDGELQDSTRSDLYEYIVDFLCCSSSMEIVWKYADWALRKDPTTGIRIFTKRPVGKDRSEVNPDEVITYLGKHSQALLLYMEHLVLERKIQKEKFHTHLVVLYLDRVMLLLSESPTDEGQLTRAREKLQAMLRESDLYRVQFVLGKMESCDKLLLERATLHGKLEEHDKALHILVHKLRDFPSAEAFCIWASSNRDPAYRQQLFHLLLGVYLDGTPPGKGQAAGGKMEMAAVDLLNRHGEVFDAVRVLRMLPESWSLQLLRPFLNRAVRASMHAGRTSQIALGLARSENVQLLHDRLKERRKPIIVSEKKGCHLCHNTFSEPSVVCLPGGVPVHGHCAAQRVRDSPTKRQLANSSNHT, from the exons ATGAGTGTGAAGGCTTTTGAGCTTGTTCCCGCTGTGGAGCGCGACCTCCTCATGGGCGACAAGGCTCGCATCAACATCGAGTGCATCGAATGCTGCGGGAAACACTTGTACGTGGGCACCAACGACTGCTTCATCCACCACTTTCTCCTGGACGAGGTCACTTCCTCCAAAGGCAAGCTGAGCTACTCGACCCAGAAGCTGCTTCACAAATACCTCGGCCTCAAGAAACCTGTCGCCGAGCTGCGTGCCGCTTCCGCTCTGGAGCGTCTCATAGTGCTTTGCGATGGAATAGTGTTCCTCGTTGACATGGTGACTCTGGAGTCGGTTCCCTCGGCAGCTGGCGGCGGAGTCAAAATCCGAGGCGTGACCACGTTCTGCGTCAACGAGAACCCCGTCAACGGGGACCCGTTCTGCGTGGAGATGGGCGTGCTGTCGTCCAAGAGGCGGACAGTTCAGGTTTACATGGTCTACGAGGACAGAGTGCAGTTGGTCAAAGAGGTGAATACTCCGGAGCAGCCATGCGCCGTCAGTATTGATGGGTACTTCCTGTGCTTGGCCCTCACAACGCAGTACATGATCCTTAACTACAACACAGGAGCTTCGCAGGACCTCTTCCCTTACAACAGCGAGGAGAGGAGACCCATTGTGAAGAGGATCAGCCGGGAGGAGTTCCTCCTCGCCGCTCCTGGCGGTCTCG GGATGTTCGCCAACTCAGAGGGAGCGTCTCAGCGGGCTCCCGTTAACTGGTCAGAGAGCGTGATTGCTGCCGCTGTGTGTTTTCCGTATGTGGTGGCTTTGGACGAAAACTTCGTCACCATCCACAGCATGTTGGACCAACAACTGAAACAGACTCTTTCATTCAGGGATGGACGCGTTCTGCAAGATTTTGAAG gtaAAGTCATGCTGGCTTCCACTAAGTCTGTTTACGTCCTGGTTCCTCTGCCACTGGAGAGACAGATTCAAGACTTACTGGCCAGCCACAGAGTGGAGGAAGCACTGGTCTTAACCGAGGGAGCTCAGAGAAATATTCCCAAAGACAAGTTCCAG GTTTTGTACAGAAGAATCCTGCAGCAGGCAGGGTTCATAAAGTTTGGCCAGCTTCAGTTCCTGGAGGCTAAAGAACACTTTAG GAAGGGTGAGCTGGATGTGCGGGAGCTCATCTCTCTCTACCCCTTGCTGCTACCGGCTTCCTCCTCGTTCATGCGCTGCCACCCTCCTCTTCACGAGTTTGCGGATCTCAACCATCTGGCACAGGGTGACCAAGAGAAAGTGCTGCGATGCAAGAAATTCCTCATCAGCTATTTAGGAGAG GTTCGCAGCACAGACGTGGTGAACGGCTGCAGAGACGACGTGGACACGGCTCTGCTGAAGCTCTACGCCGAGCAGGATCACGACAGCCTGCTGGACCTGCTGGCCTCGGACAATTCCTGCGTGCTCACAGATAGCGTTCCGTGGCTGGAGAAGTATCACAA aTATTTTGCACTCGGGCTTCTCTATCATTTTAATGGTCAGGATGCAGCAGCTCTAAAG ttgtggATTCGTGTTGTAGATGGAGAACTGCAGGACTCCACCAGATCCGATCTGTATGAGTACATTGTGGActttctctgctgctcttccagtATGGAGATTGTGTGGAAGTATGCAGACTGGGCTTTGCGGAAGGATCCCACC aCAGGTATTCGGATCTTTACTAAGAGACCTGTCGGCAAAGATCGATCAGAGGTGAACCCAGATGAAGTCATCACCTACCTGGGGAAACACAGCCAGGCTCTGCTTCTCTACATGGAGCATCTTGTgttggagagaaaaatacag AAAGAGAAGTTCCACACACACCTCGTTGTGTTGTACCTGGACAGGGTCATGCTGTTGCTGTCAGAGTCGCCGACTGATGAGGGGCAGCTGACCAGAGCCAGAGAGAAGCTTCAAGCCATGCTCAGGGAGTCCGACTTATACCGTGTGCAGTTTGTTTTAG GTAAAATGGAGAGCTGTGACAAGCTGCTGCTAGAGCGTGCGACACTACACGGGAAATTAGAGGAACACGACAAAGCGCTGCACATCCTGGTCCACAAACTCAGAGACTTCCCGTCCGCCGAGGCCTTCTGCATCTGGGCCTCGTCCAATCGAGATCCAGCATATCGACAGCAGCTGTTCCACCTCCTCCTGGGGGTCTATCTCGACGGCACCCCTCCTGGAAAAGGCCAAGCAGCTGGCGGCAAGATGGAGATGGCGGCCGTGGATCTGTTAAACAGGCACGGCGAGGTGTTCGACGCCGTCCGCGTCCTACGGATGCTTCCGGAGAGCTGGtcgctgcagctgctgaggcCTTTCTTGAACCGAGCCGTCAGGGCCAGCATGCACGCCGGCCGGACCTCCCAGATCGCTTTGGGCCTCGCCCGCTCTGAGAACGTGCAGCTGCTGCATGACAGG